In one window of Microbacterium natoriense DNA:
- a CDS encoding immunoglobulin-like domain-containing protein — MSAPTRPPRRRRLTAAGIIGALAASVCAFSPAPAFAADVPSPTAHYDMSHAGTTLLDVSGNGRNATLAGFTDASFVDAGDDAVLRFKNDGYAALPQGLVTGADNDFTVEYTVATQTAANQFGWVLGNGVGAWNTTALGNHVFVNPRSGESAYSNQVLSGIRVKTGTSNGEVRLPAGGGLNPGFTTLTMVGSGNALTLYRDGQIISTVTHTYNLSSIVPASGALGYLGRSLYAGDALFTGDVTDVRFWDSSLTAEQVSASMPTAAQKSATTQALLRGDLLPIVKGANVSLDSVRSNLTFPASSNGVALTWSSSDTTVVSNTGVVSRAVTTDTTVTITATPASGAPISFTVTVAAASASADLDAISLSSRTTENLPLITKGSVDGSAITWTSSDDALVTPTEVGYVAPTVGTADPYRGGGIVERPAYGSGDRTATLTAHASLNGTTLSRAFTVTVAEHARTAPDAGYASAYFKSDSDEKIYQAATSGNDFFTFSPVNGGNAVITSTADTKGLRDPYILRSHDGDKYYMVATDLCIGCGTGWGPAQSAGSLKIEVWESTDMVNWTRTNGENTGITINQPEAGMTWAPEAYWDDALQSYVVFFASRKYSDASHTNSDNLYARMFAVTTRDFKTFTYPPTTWQDTGYARIDSTVTKIGDYYYRFTKNEESGAAGPLEAGKDIFLERSKVLTAPTTSSSWSADPSQTWQLTDTHMTSLETGQAGEGPEIIKLNAGDPNNTAGDGYVFLVDNYGAGGYRAFVTTGDEIASSSQANRLSQRSSWNVRPAGGLPASPRHGAFVSVPQTVLTAMKNWTSIAAVASTTTLEVTGRDATASVTAADGGDVAGTVTFTGGAWTSTVALVDGKATASIPAGVTSVTATYDGYRDNLVTTSASSAAPVEALTVNTVAAVRCVAGKGQVLVTLSNTSTVAATVTVTTPYGSKQVALAAGATTTAAFATRLASVPAGTATVTATGATGQSYAGTAAIPAGLCG, encoded by the coding sequence ATGAGCGCACCCACCCGACCACCCCGCAGGCGGAGGCTCACAGCCGCCGGTATCATCGGCGCCCTGGCAGCATCCGTCTGCGCCTTCTCCCCCGCACCGGCGTTCGCCGCCGACGTGCCATCGCCGACAGCGCACTACGACATGTCGCACGCCGGCACGACCCTGCTCGATGTATCGGGCAACGGCCGCAACGCCACCCTGGCAGGCTTCACCGATGCGTCCTTCGTCGACGCGGGTGACGATGCCGTGCTGCGGTTCAAGAACGACGGCTATGCCGCCCTCCCGCAGGGGCTCGTCACGGGTGCCGACAACGACTTCACCGTCGAGTACACGGTCGCGACGCAGACCGCGGCGAACCAGTTCGGCTGGGTGCTCGGCAACGGCGTCGGCGCCTGGAACACCACCGCGCTCGGCAACCACGTGTTCGTAAATCCGCGCTCCGGTGAGAGCGCGTACAGCAACCAGGTGCTCTCCGGCATCCGCGTCAAGACCGGAACCAGCAACGGCGAGGTCCGCCTCCCGGCCGGCGGCGGGCTGAACCCGGGCTTCACCACGCTGACCATGGTCGGCAGCGGCAACGCCCTCACGCTCTACCGCGACGGTCAGATCATCTCGACCGTCACCCACACCTACAACCTGAGCTCGATCGTCCCGGCATCCGGCGCTCTCGGCTACCTCGGCCGTTCGCTGTACGCAGGTGATGCGCTGTTCACGGGCGACGTCACCGACGTGCGCTTCTGGGACAGCTCGTTGACCGCCGAGCAGGTCTCGGCGAGCATGCCGACGGCCGCCCAGAAGTCGGCCACGACTCAGGCGCTGCTGCGCGGCGATCTGCTGCCGATCGTCAAGGGCGCGAACGTGTCTCTCGACTCGGTGCGCAGCAACCTCACCTTCCCGGCGTCGTCGAACGGCGTCGCGCTGACCTGGTCGTCGTCCGACACCACGGTCGTCTCGAACACGGGCGTCGTCTCTCGCGCGGTCACCACCGACACCACCGTGACCATCACCGCCACCCCGGCGTCTGGCGCGCCGATCTCGTTCACCGTGACGGTGGCCGCGGCATCCGCGTCGGCCGATCTCGATGCGATCAGCCTCTCGTCCCGCACCACTGAGAACCTGCCCCTCATCACGAAGGGCTCGGTCGACGGCTCGGCCATCACGTGGACCTCGTCGGACGACGCCCTCGTCACACCGACAGAGGTAGGCTACGTCGCCCCGACCGTGGGCACAGCCGATCCCTACCGCGGCGGCGGCATCGTCGAACGGCCCGCGTACGGCAGCGGCGACCGCACGGCGACTCTCACGGCTCACGCGAGCCTGAACGGCACGACACTGTCACGCGCTTTCACCGTGACGGTGGCAGAGCACGCCCGCACGGCGCCCGACGCCGGCTACGCGAGCGCGTACTTCAAGTCCGACAGCGACGAGAAGATCTACCAGGCCGCCACCAGCGGCAACGACTTCTTCACCTTCTCGCCGGTGAACGGCGGCAACGCCGTCATCACGTCGACCGCCGACACGAAGGGCCTGCGCGACCCGTACATCCTGCGCTCGCACGACGGAGACAAGTACTACATGGTCGCCACCGACCTGTGCATCGGTTGCGGCACCGGGTGGGGGCCTGCCCAGTCGGCAGGCAGCCTCAAGATCGAGGTGTGGGAGTCGACCGACATGGTCAACTGGACCCGCACGAACGGCGAGAACACCGGCATCACGATCAACCAGCCCGAGGCGGGCATGACCTGGGCGCCCGAGGCCTACTGGGACGACGCGCTGCAGTCGTACGTGGTGTTCTTCGCCTCGCGAAAGTACTCCGACGCCTCGCACACGAACAGCGACAACCTCTACGCGCGCATGTTCGCCGTGACGACTCGCGACTTCAAGACCTTCACGTACCCGCCCACCACCTGGCAGGACACCGGATACGCGCGCATCGACTCCACGGTCACGAAGATCGGCGACTACTACTACCGGTTCACGAAGAACGAGGAGTCCGGCGCCGCAGGTCCTCTCGAGGCCGGCAAGGACATCTTCCTGGAGCGCTCGAAGGTGCTCACCGCTCCGACGACCTCGTCGAGCTGGAGCGCCGATCCCAGCCAGACCTGGCAGCTCACCGACACCCACATGACCAGCCTCGAAACCGGCCAGGCGGGTGAAGGACCCGAGATCATCAAACTCAATGCGGGCGACCCGAACAACACCGCAGGAGACGGCTATGTCTTCCTCGTCGACAACTACGGCGCGGGCGGCTACCGCGCCTTCGTGACCACGGGCGACGAGATCGCCTCGAGTTCACAGGCGAACCGGCTCTCGCAGCGCTCCAGCTGGAACGTCCGCCCCGCCGGCGGACTCCCGGCGAGCCCGCGGCACGGCGCCTTCGTCAGCGTTCCGCAGACGGTTCTCACGGCCATGAAGAACTGGACCTCGATCGCGGCCGTGGCCTCCACCACGACGCTCGAGGTCACCGGCCGCGACGCCACCGCATCCGTCACGGCCGCCGATGGCGGCGACGTGGCCGGCACCGTGACCTTCACGGGTGGCGCATGGACCTCGACCGTCGCGCTCGTCGACGGAAAGGCCACGGCGAGCATCCCGGCGGGCGTCACCAGCGTCACCGCGACCTATGACGGATACCGCGACAACCTGGTCACGACGTCGGCCTCGTCCGCGGCTCCCGTCGAGGCCCTCACCGTGAACACGGTGGCCGCCGTGCGGTGCGTGGCCGGCAAGGGGCAGGTGCTCGTCACTCTCTCGAACACCTCGACGGTCGCAGCGACCGTCACCGTGACGACACCGTACGGCTCGAAGCAGGTCGCGCTGGCGGCCGGCGCGACCACCACGGCGGCGTTCGCCACCCGACTGGCATCGGTCCCGGCCGGTACCGCCACTGTCACCGCGACCGGAGCGACGGGTCAGTCCTACGCAGGCACCGCCGCCATCCCCGCAGGTCTCTGCGGCTGA
- a CDS encoding RICIN domain-containing protein — translation MLNPVRKVLHTALIAALAIGGLTAADSLQAPAAQAVGEDTFTNPLAPDTADPTIEFHDGNYYMVSTTWDNKVVMRKAPTLAALGTTKPVTVYSDTNAGRNGNMWAPELKRLNGPNGWRWYLMYTMGVAGDYGTQHLQVIESAADDPMGPYTYKGRPLPIDDWNIDGSYLELNGELFMVWSEFAPDGLQSNYIARMSNPWTATGPLNILSQPVESWETIGQPVNEGPIALQHDGRTWVTYSASFCGTADYQLGTLEYTGGDPVLSASWQKSDGPVFSQANGVYGSGHNDFFTSPDGTQTWNLYHANARPDGGCSRERSARAQIVTWDAAGEPDFGIPQATSTAISVPSGENAPLTAHVEGARWNLVSRSTGQCATVSTDEDGAAMVAGDCSSARSRFVLDTTGDGYLRIVNAVSGKALGPSSCTTAAGAALEQTPWRTKGCQQWSVAQTTGGWSTLTNRTSGKLLAAGTSLTQSAADGSAAQDWALRPAGAVVVTSMVSGKALEVPGCSTADGAILQQREYTATACQSVTFTAAANGESEMHLGAAPDKCLAVSGGSSADSVAVTQGACGIAGSSWRLLVSGEGVVEFRNGTSGKALDLSFCAAADGTRVHQYSVLNNDCQRFRFSSVAVDPAAAPEIAAFATSRCVAGKAVVVASVRNADAATVAVSTTAGSYGSKSLTVAAGDSVSASFNARTSALAAGSVQLTVPGATFSAGYPAKTC, via the coding sequence ATGCTGAACCCGGTGCGCAAGGTGCTGCACACCGCTCTGATCGCAGCACTCGCGATCGGCGGGCTGACCGCCGCCGACAGCCTGCAGGCTCCGGCCGCGCAGGCTGTCGGCGAGGACACCTTCACGAATCCGCTCGCGCCCGACACGGCCGATCCGACGATCGAGTTCCACGACGGCAACTACTACATGGTGTCGACCACGTGGGACAACAAGGTCGTGATGCGCAAGGCGCCGACGCTCGCGGCTCTCGGCACCACCAAGCCGGTGACGGTGTACTCCGACACGAATGCGGGCCGCAACGGCAACATGTGGGCGCCGGAGCTCAAGCGCCTGAACGGGCCGAACGGGTGGCGCTGGTACCTCATGTACACGATGGGCGTCGCCGGTGATTACGGCACCCAGCATCTGCAGGTGATCGAGAGCGCGGCCGACGACCCGATGGGTCCGTACACGTACAAGGGCCGCCCGCTGCCGATCGACGACTGGAACATCGACGGCTCGTACCTCGAGCTGAACGGCGAGCTGTTCATGGTGTGGTCGGAGTTCGCCCCCGATGGGCTGCAGAGCAACTACATCGCCCGCATGTCGAACCCGTGGACGGCCACCGGGCCGCTGAACATCCTGTCGCAGCCGGTCGAGTCGTGGGAGACCATCGGTCAGCCGGTGAACGAGGGCCCGATCGCCCTGCAGCACGACGGCCGCACGTGGGTCACGTATTCGGCGAGCTTCTGCGGCACCGCCGACTATCAGCTGGGCACGCTCGAGTACACGGGCGGAGACCCGGTGCTGTCCGCGTCGTGGCAGAAGAGCGACGGCCCCGTGTTCTCGCAGGCGAACGGCGTGTACGGCTCGGGTCACAACGACTTCTTCACCTCGCCCGACGGCACCCAGACGTGGAACCTGTACCACGCCAACGCGCGACCGGACGGCGGCTGCAGCCGCGAGCGCTCGGCGCGGGCGCAGATCGTGACGTGGGATGCCGCGGGCGAGCCCGACTTCGGCATCCCGCAGGCGACGAGCACGGCGATCTCGGTGCCGAGCGGCGAGAACGCCCCGTTGACGGCACACGTCGAAGGTGCGCGCTGGAACCTCGTCAGCCGCAGCACAGGGCAGTGCGCCACGGTGTCGACCGACGAGGACGGCGCCGCGATGGTCGCCGGTGATTGCTCTTCGGCACGGTCGCGGTTCGTGCTCGACACCACGGGCGACGGCTATCTGCGCATCGTGAACGCCGTGAGCGGCAAGGCTCTGGGTCCGTCGTCGTGCACCACCGCTGCGGGGGCTGCGCTCGAGCAGACGCCGTGGCGCACCAAGGGCTGCCAGCAGTGGTCGGTCGCGCAGACGACCGGCGGCTGGTCGACCCTCACGAACCGCACGAGCGGCAAGCTGCTCGCGGCGGGGACTTCTCTGACGCAGTCCGCGGCCGACGGCTCTGCGGCGCAGGACTGGGCGCTGCGTCCCGCCGGCGCCGTGGTCGTGACGTCGATGGTCTCGGGCAAGGCGCTCGAGGTGCCAGGATGCTCGACGGCCGACGGTGCGATCCTGCAGCAACGCGAGTACACCGCGACCGCCTGCCAGAGCGTGACGTTCACGGCCGCCGCCAACGGAGAGTCCGAGATGCACCTCGGTGCGGCGCCCGACAAGTGCCTGGCCGTGAGCGGCGGATCGTCGGCCGACTCGGTCGCCGTGACGCAGGGGGCGTGCGGCATCGCCGGCAGCTCCTGGCGTCTGCTCGTGTCGGGTGAGGGGGTCGTCGAGTTCCGCAACGGCACGAGCGGCAAGGCTCTCGACCTGTCGTTCTGCGCGGCTGCCGACGGCACCCGCGTTCACCAGTACAGCGTTCTGAACAACGACTGCCAGCGGTTCCGCTTCTCGTCCGTAGCCGTCGACCCTGCGGCGGCGCCGGAGATCGCGGCCTTCGCGACCTCGCGCTGCGTGGCCGGCAAGGCGGTCGTCGTGGCTTCGGTGCGGAATGCGGATGCCGCGACCGTCGCCGTCTCGACGACGGCGGGTTCGTACGGATCGAAGTCTCTGACCGTGGCCGCCGGTGATTCCGTTTCTGCGTCTTTCAACGCGCGGACGAGTGCGCTCGCTGCGGGTTCGGTGCAGCTCACGGTGCCCGGGGCGACGTTCTCAGCGGGGTATCCGGCGAAGACGTGCTGA
- a CDS encoding immunoglobulin-like domain-containing protein encodes MTSLLAQSARKTAAIVAAAATIVAIGAVSSHTASVAAEGPAPLIHYSFDSAAGATVSDLSGNGYDGVIKQSGASVANGQLTLPGGARATAGYLEIPTAGLVGKQQVTVSTWLSGRSGAANTAAAFIGAPVASGASYSSAYWLLNPTNPSGYVKSALTNAVSATAPWGTEVGAGATNAATSGIKTPAGLSLYTTVIDGAAGTMTTYVNGAQISSVSISRNVSSFGSNLLSYLGRSTYNDANWAGDVDDYAVYASALSSADVQSLYTGQALDRAVAGVTVPGSATATFTLPTSSSGVAVSWASDSAAIQISGGTAAVTRPAPGSADAVATLTATFTVGGAVTTRTYSVTVPAELSDQAKADADLASVSIAGADDVRTALSVATTGANGSTLNWSVVSGAAVAQIAEGVKAGYATVAITRPAGADAAAVLEVTATSGAATATKQIALTVTQAPTVSDEKEAYVWAFFTGEGAGAERVSLAASKGNDALRWNTLNDGEPIFTSTQGTTGLRDPFIIRSHEGDKFYMLATDLKVDGLAGGFTTAQISGSRAIEVWESTDLVNWSSQRHVEVSSAYAGNTWAPEAYWDDELGRYVVFWASNLYPTTDVASRTGVTYNRMVYVTTDDFVTFSEPQIWSDVKRGTGLGLIDSTVAEQDGIYYRFTKDEGSMTIREEKSTDLLATISGALPGTTGSADEWTLVQEKIATGLPNGEPGGIYSSGEGPSIFPSNPGDANGFDWYLFIDQPSYHGGPNHYIPFGSTDITNGASWQPLGSILRANLPQNSDGGKPRHGTVIPVTRAEYQTVLEGFAPEIAVTEVAPITASTRAGTAPALPKATLTTASGATSTVDVAWEGVDPADYATAGTFTVRGTAQDDSRMPVTATVTVTPGVGLDLSTRCVAGKVVVTATAVNAATTAARVTIGSAFGEKVVDLAGGKSTTVTFSTRAASVVSGAVQASVDGAVVATGSYGARTC; translated from the coding sequence ATGACAAGTCTGCTCGCACAGAGCGCCCGGAAGACGGCGGCGATCGTCGCCGCGGCCGCCACCATCGTCGCGATCGGAGCGGTGAGCTCGCACACCGCCTCGGTCGCCGCCGAGGGCCCCGCTCCGCTCATCCACTACTCGTTCGACTCCGCCGCGGGGGCCACGGTCAGCGACCTCTCCGGCAACGGCTACGACGGGGTCATCAAGCAGTCCGGCGCGAGCGTGGCGAATGGCCAGCTCACGCTCCCCGGCGGAGCCAGGGCGACCGCCGGCTACCTCGAGATCCCGACGGCCGGGCTCGTCGGCAAGCAACAGGTCACGGTCTCGACGTGGCTGTCCGGGCGGTCCGGCGCCGCGAACACCGCCGCCGCGTTCATCGGAGCCCCGGTGGCTTCTGGAGCGAGCTACTCCAGCGCCTACTGGCTGCTGAACCCGACGAATCCCAGCGGCTACGTGAAGTCGGCGCTCACCAACGCGGTCAGCGCCACCGCCCCGTGGGGCACCGAGGTCGGCGCGGGGGCGACCAACGCGGCCACATCCGGCATCAAGACGCCCGCCGGCCTGTCGCTGTACACGACAGTCATCGACGGCGCCGCGGGCACCATGACGACCTACGTGAACGGCGCGCAGATCTCGTCGGTGTCGATCAGCCGCAACGTCTCGTCCTTCGGCTCGAACCTCCTGTCCTATCTCGGCCGCTCGACGTACAACGACGCGAACTGGGCGGGAGACGTCGACGACTACGCGGTGTACGCCAGCGCCCTCAGCTCGGCCGATGTACAGTCGCTCTACACCGGCCAGGCCCTCGACCGGGCTGTCGCGGGCGTGACGGTTCCGGGCTCTGCGACCGCCACGTTCACCCTGCCGACCAGCAGCAGCGGCGTCGCGGTGTCGTGGGCCTCCGACAGTGCAGCCATCCAGATCTCCGGAGGAACGGCCGCGGTCACGCGGCCCGCACCGGGATCGGCGGATGCCGTCGCCACCCTCACCGCGACCTTCACGGTCGGCGGCGCCGTGACCACGCGCACGTACTCCGTGACCGTGCCCGCCGAGCTCTCCGACCAGGCCAAGGCGGATGCCGACCTCGCGTCCGTGTCGATCGCGGGAGCGGATGACGTGCGCACCGCTCTCTCGGTCGCGACGACCGGAGCGAACGGTTCGACTCTGAACTGGTCGGTCGTGTCCGGCGCGGCAGTGGCTCAGATCGCCGAGGGTGTGAAGGCCGGTTATGCGACCGTGGCGATCACTCGTCCGGCAGGAGCCGATGCCGCCGCGGTCCTCGAGGTCACGGCGACGAGCGGCGCCGCGACGGCCACGAAGCAGATCGCTCTGACCGTGACGCAGGCGCCCACCGTATCCGACGAGAAGGAGGCCTACGTCTGGGCGTTCTTCACGGGCGAGGGGGCCGGCGCGGAGCGCGTCAGCCTTGCGGCTTCGAAGGGCAACGACGCACTGCGCTGGAACACGCTGAACGACGGCGAGCCGATCTTCACGTCCACGCAGGGAACGACGGGTCTGCGCGACCCGTTCATCATCCGCTCGCACGAGGGCGACAAGTTCTACATGCTCGCCACCGACCTCAAGGTCGACGGCCTCGCTGGCGGCTTCACGACGGCGCAGATCTCCGGGTCGCGCGCCATCGAGGTCTGGGAGTCCACCGACCTCGTGAACTGGTCGTCGCAGCGGCACGTCGAGGTCTCGTCGGCCTATGCGGGCAACACCTGGGCGCCTGAGGCGTACTGGGACGACGAGCTCGGCCGCTACGTGGTGTTCTGGGCGTCGAACCTGTACCCGACGACCGACGTCGCCTCGCGCACCGGTGTCACCTACAACCGCATGGTCTACGTGACGACCGACGACTTCGTGACCTTCTCGGAGCCGCAGATCTGGTCGGACGTGAAGCGCGGCACCGGCCTCGGGCTGATCGATTCGACTGTCGCCGAGCAGGACGGCATCTACTACCGCTTCACGAAGGACGAGGGCTCGATGACGATCCGCGAGGAGAAGTCGACCGACCTGCTCGCGACGATCTCGGGCGCCCTCCCCGGTACGACCGGCTCGGCGGACGAGTGGACGCTCGTGCAGGAGAAGATCGCAACCGGCCTGCCCAACGGCGAGCCGGGCGGCATCTACTCCAGCGGAGAGGGCCCCAGCATCTTCCCGTCGAACCCTGGAGATGCGAACGGCTTCGACTGGTACCTGTTCATCGATCAGCCCTCGTATCACGGCGGCCCGAACCACTACATCCCGTTCGGTTCGACCGACATCACGAACGGCGCCTCCTGGCAGCCCCTCGGCTCGATCCTTCGGGCCAACCTGCCGCAGAACAGCGACGGCGGCAAGCCGCGGCACGGAACCGTGATCCCGGTCACGCGCGCTGAATACCAGACGGTGCTCGAGGGCTTCGCCCCAGAGATCGCCGTCACCGAGGTGGCACCGATCACGGCATCCACCCGTGCCGGCACCGCCCCCGCGCTGCCGAAGGCCACGCTCACGACCGCGAGCGGCGCGACCTCCACGGTCGACGTCGCGTGGGAGGGCGTCGATCCTGCCGACTACGCGACGGCGGGCACCTTCACGGTGCGCGGCACCGCGCAGGACGATTCGCGGATGCCGGTCACGGCGACCGTGACCGTGACTCCGGGTGTCGGCCTCGACCTGTCGACGCGCTGCGTGGCGGGCAAGGTCGTCGTCACCGCGACGGCTGTCAACGCGGCGACCACCGCCGCTCGGGTCACGATCGGCTCGGCCTTCGGCGAGAAGGTCGTCGACCTGGCAGGCGGCAAGAGCACGACCGTCACGTTCAGCACCCGGGCCGCATCCGTGGTCTCGGGCGCCGTGCAGGCGTCCGTCGACGGGGCGGTCGTCGCGACCGGCAGCTACGGAGCGCGCACATGCTGA